From Vanacampus margaritifer isolate UIUO_Vmar chromosome 8, RoL_Vmar_1.0, whole genome shotgun sequence, a single genomic window includes:
- the eno1b gene encoding enolase 1b, (alpha) → MSILKIHAREIFDSRGNPTVEVDLYTATGLFRAAVPSGASTGIYEALELRDNDKSRYLGKGVSQAVENINSSIAPALVDQDVSVVEQGRIDQLMIDMDGTENKSKFGANAILGVSLAVCKAGAAEKGVPLYRHIADLAGNPKVILPVPAFNVINGGSHAGNKLAMQEFMILPVGASTFRDAMRIGAEVYHNLKNVIKKKYGQDATNVGDEGGFAPNILENQEALELIKEAIAKAGYTDEVVIGMDVAASEFYREGKYDLDFKSPDDPSRYITPEELADLYKSFVKDYPVVSIEDPFDQDDWAAWSDFTASTDIQVVGDDLTVTNPTRICKAVEEKACNCLLLKVNQIGTVTESMQACKMAQESGWGVMVSHRSGETEDTFIADLVVGLCTGQIKTGAPCRSERLAKYNQILRIEEELGDQACFAGKNFRQPLAE, encoded by the exons ATGTCCATTCTCAAAATTCATGCCCGAGAGATCTTTGACTCCCGTGGGAACCCCACAGTGGAGGTTGACCTCTACACTGCTACAG GTTTGTTCAGGGCAGCTGTACCAAGCGGTGCATCCACTGGAATCTATGAAGCGTTGGAGCTGCGAGATAACGACAAGTCACGCTACCTTGGCAAAG GTGTCTCACAGGCAGTCGAGAACATAAACTCATCCATTGCGCCTGCGCTTGTTGACCAA GATGTATCTGTCGTCGAGCAAGGCAGAATCGACCAGCTGATGATCGACATGGACGGCACAGAGAACAAAT CTAAATTTGGTGCCAACGCCATTTTGGGTGTGTCGCTGGCTGTTTGCAAGGCAGGTGCAGCGGAGAAAGGAGTCCCTCTATATCGTCACATCGCTGACCTTGCAGGAAACCCCAAGGTCATCTTGCCTGTGCCG GCCTTCAATGTGATCAATGGCGGCTCCCATGCAGGCAACAAGCTTGCCATGCAGGAGTTCATGATCCTGCCGGTCGGCGCTAGCACCTTCAGAGACGCCATGCGCATCGGAGCCGAGGTCTACCACAATCTCAAAAATGTCATCAAGAAGAAATATGGCCAGGATGCCACCAATGTGGGCGATGAAGGTGGCTTTGCTCCAAACATCCTGGAGAACCAGGAAG CACTGGAGTTGATAAAGGAGGCCATCGCCAAAGCGGGATACACAGACGAGGTTGTGATCGGCATGGACGTGGCCGCCTCGGAATTCTACCGGGAGGGAAAATACGACCTGGACTTCAAGTCTCCCGACGATCCGTCTCGCTACATCACTCCTGAAGAGCTGGCTGACCTCTACAAGAGCTTTGTGAAGGATTATCCAG TGGTGTCCATCGAGGACCCATTTGACCAAGACGACTGGGCCGCGTGGAGCGACTTCACCGCCAGCACCGACATCCAGGTCGTCGGAGACGATCTCACTGTGACCAACCCGACTCGCATCTGCAAGGCCGTGGAGGAGAAGGCCTGCAACTGTCTGCTGCTTAAAGTCAACCAGATTGGAACCGTGACAGAATCGATGCAAGC GTGCAAGATGGCCCAGGAGAGCGGCTGGGGAGTGATGGTGAGCCATCGCTCTGGAGAGACCGAGGACACCTTCATTGCTGATTTGGTGGTCGGACTGTGCACTGGACAG aTCAAGACGGGGGCACCTTGTCGCTCGGAGCGTTTGGCCAAATATAATCAGATTCTCAG AATTGAAGAGGAGCTGGGAGACCAAGCTTGTTTTGCAGGGAAAAACTTCAGACAGCCATTGGCAGAGTAa
- the LOC144056990 gene encoding sodium- and chloride-dependent GABA transporter 2-like: protein MADSLGKLCYVSSSKTSPQRLEERGKWATKSEFILSVAGAIIGLGNVWRFPYLCYKNGGGAFFVPYVLFLGTCGIPLFVLETALGQYTSRGGVMCWRKICPLFEGIGYAGQLILFYGCISYMVILAWAFLYLFSSFSRVMPWSTCDNAWNTDSCVVLSNYSANWTSNMNISSSVVEFWRLRVLNISPGIEVLGKIQWELSLCLLLAWVICYFCVWKGVRSTGKATYFTATFPFVMLVVLFIRGMSLPGALHGIKYYLYPNPARLADPQVWMDAGTQIFYSYAICLGCLTTLGSYNKYNNNCYRDSFFLCLLNSGTSFVSGFAIFSVLGYMSQKQGVDIASVAESGPGLVFIVYPQAVSLLPWPQVWSVCFFTMIILLGIDGQFAGLESIMTSITDMYPSQIQRGYRREIILLLITVFCYLFGNFLVSQAGSYILQIFDHYVCSGPTLLLMAVCQSVVIGWIYGADRFSDNIEDMIGYKPLSLIKYCWLYATPVICSGTLVFLLLKYTPLKFNNTYVYPWWAYWIGWFLALSSLVLIPFTMICKVAKGKGTLWQRLKASTQCSDDLPMMAKEMATLRVALNVHDDGKNSNIR from the exons ATGGCAGACTCGCTTGGAAAACTGTGCTATGTCTCTTCTTCAAAGACGTCTCCACAAAGACTCGAGGAGCGTGGCAAATGGGCCACCAAAAGCGAGTTCATCCTGTCAGTGGCTGGTGCAATTATTGGACTTGGGAATGTTTGGAGGTTTCCATACTTATGCTACAAGAACGGTGGtg GAGCATTCTTCGTTCCATATGTCCTGTTCCTTGGGACTTGCGGTATCCCTCTATTTGTTTTGGAGACAGCTCTGGGCCAGTACACCAGTCGAGGGGGGGTCATGTGCTGGAGGAAGATCTGCCCCTTGTTTGAAG GCATCGGATACGCCGGTCAACTCATCCTATTCTATGGATGCATCAGCTACATGGTGATTTTAGCTTGGGCCTTTCTCTACCTGTTCTCGTCTTTCTCCAGAGTGATGCCGTGGTCAACATGTGATAACGCATGGAACACAG ACTCTTGCGTCGTATTGAGCAACTATAGTGCCAATTGGACTTCCAACATGAACATATCATCCTCTGTTGTAGAATTTTGGCG ACTACGCGTGCTAAACATTTCTCCTGGCATCGAGGTCTTGGGGAAAATCCAATGGGAGCTTTCTTTGTGCCTTCTTCTTGCTTGGGTCATCTGCTACTTTTGTGTCTGGAAGGGGGTGCGATCCACCGGGAAG gctACCTACTTCACAGCAACCTTCCCCTTCGTCATGTTAGTGGTGTTGTTCATCAGAGGAATGAGCCTTCCCGGGGCCCTGCATGGCATCAAGTACTACCTGTACCCCAATCCCGCACGTCTCGCTGATCCACAG GTGTGGATGGATGCCGGAACACAGATTTTCTATTCCTACGCCATTTGCTTGGGATGTCTTACCACACTTGGGAGCTACAACAAGTACAATAACAATTGCTACAG AGACTCCTTCTTTCTTTGCTTGCTGAACAGTGGGACCAGCTTCGTTAGTGGCTTTGCCATTTTCTCAGTTCTGGGCTACATGTCCCAAAAACAGGGTGTGGACATCGCCTCTGTAGCTGAGTCAG GTCCAGGTCTTGTCTTCATTGTGTACCCACAAGCAGTGAGCCTCTTGCCATGGCCTCAAGTGTGGTCCGTGTGCTTCTTCACCATGATTATCCTGTTGGGAATCGACGGTCAG TTTGCTGGACTTGAAAGCATCATGACCTCTATAACGGATATGTACCCTTCCCAGATCCAAAGAGGATACCGCAGAGAGATCATTTTATTGCTAATCACTGTTTTTTGCTATCTCTTTGGCAACTTCTTGGTGTCTCAG GCCGGCTCATACATTCTGCAGATTTTTGATCACTATGTCTGCAGTGGTCCCACTCTACTTTTGATGGCAGTCTGCCAGTCAGTGGTTATCGGATGGATTTATG GTGCCGATCGCTTCAGTGACAACATCGAGGATATGATCGGATACAAACCTCTGTCTCTGATTAAGTACTGCTGGCTCTACGCCACGCCGGTTATATGCAGC GGAACACTCGTGTTTTTGTTGCTGAAATATACACCGCTCAAGTTCAACAACACCTACGTGTATCCTTGGTGGGCGTACTGGATTGGCTGGTTCCTCGCTTTGTCGTCACTGGTTCTGATTCCCTTCACCATGATCTGCAAAGTGGCCAAAGGAAAGGGGACTCTCTGGCAG CGCCTGAAGGCCAGCACCCAATGTTCAGACGACCTCCCGATGATGGCGAAGGAAATGGCGACTCTTCGCGTTGCGCTGAACGTTCACGATGATGGCAAAAACAGTAATATTCGATAA
- the ppil1 gene encoding peptidyl-prolyl cis-trans isomerase-like 1, whose protein sequence is MSGIPPDTWEPPTVSLETTMGTIVLELYWRHAPKTCKNFAELARRGYYNNTKFHRIIQNFMVQGGDPTGTGRGGASIYGKQFEDELHPELKFTGAGIIAMANAGPDSNGSQFFLTLRPTQWLDGKHSIFGRVHQGIGVLNRIGLVETKGQDRPTDDVKIVSASVPN, encoded by the exons ATGTCAGGGATACCTCCGGACACATGGGAACCTCCTACTGTTTCACTGGAGACAAC GATGGGGACAATTGTGTTGGAACTCTACTGGAGACATGCACCCAAGACCTGCAAAAACTTTGCTGAACTGGCTAGAAGAGGATACTACAATAACACAAAGTTCCACAGGATAATACAGAACTTCATGGTGCAGGGTGGTGACCCTACTGGGACAG GTCGTGGTGGTGCCTCCATATATGGAAAACAGTTTGAAGATGAGCTCCACCCAGAGCTTAAGTTCACTG GTGCTGGTATAATAGCTATGGCCAACGCAGGACCAGATTCGAATGGAAGTCAGTTTTTCCTCACGCTCAGACCCACTCAGTGGTTGGATGGAAAGCACAGCATTTTTGGAAGAGTGCACCAGGGAATAGGAGTGCTGAACCGGATTGGGTTGGTGGAAACCAAAGGGCAAGATCgacctactgatgatgtgaaGATAGTCTCGGCTTCTGTTCCcaattaa